The following proteins are encoded in a genomic region of Corylus avellana chromosome ca4, CavTom2PMs-1.0:
- the LOC132177608 gene encoding proteasome subunit beta type-5, which translates to MKLNTSGLESTAPFFGLSNELLDGFSAAPFFEVPNTTNFDGFQKEAIQMVKPAKGTTTLAFIFKEGVMVAADSRASMGGYISSQSVKKIIEINPYMLGTMAGGAADCQFWHRNLGIKCRLHELANKRRISVTGASKLLANILYSYRGMGLSVGTMIAGWDETGPGLYYVDSEGGRLKGTRFSVGSGSPYAYGVLDNGYRYDMSIEEAAELARRSIYHATFRDGASGGVASVYYVGPDGWKKLSGDDVGELHYKYYPVTPSTVEQEMVEVAGA; encoded by the exons ATGAAGCTTAATACTAGTGGTCTCGAATCGACTGCACCGTTCTTTGGGTTGAGCAATGAGCTTCTTGATGGGTTTTCAGCTGCTCCATTCTTTGAGGTTCCTAATACAACCAAC TTTGATGGCTTTCAGAAAGAGGCTATACAGATGGTGAAGCCAGCAAAGGGAACAACCACACTCGCCTTCATATTCAAGGAAGGTGTCATGGTCGCTGCTGATTCTAGAGCTAGCATGGGAGGCTATATat CATCCCAGTCTGTGAAGAAAATCATTGAAATCAATCCTTACATGCTTGGCACTATGGCTGGAGGAGCTGCTGATTGTCAGTTTTGGCACAGAAATCTGGGCATTAAG TGCCGACTGCATGAATTGGCAAACAAGCGTAGAATTTCAGTTACAGGGGCATCAAAGCTGCTGGCAAACATTCTGTACTCTTACCGTGGAATGGGTCTGTCTGTTGGGACCATGATTGCGGGATGGGATGAAACG GGTCCTGGGCTATACTATGTGGACAGTGAAGGAGGAAGGCTCAAGGGAACAAGATTTTCAGTTGGATCTGGTTCACCCTATGCTTATGGTGTGCTGGATAATGG GTACCGGTATGATATGTCAATCGAAGAAGCTGCAGAGTTGGCTAGAAGGTCTATTTATCATGCCACATTCCGTGACGGAGCCAGTGGTGGAGTTGCTAGCg TTTATTACGTGGGACCCGATGGATGGAAGAAGCTCTCTGGTGATGACGTTGGAGAACTTCATTACAAATACTATCCAGTTACGCCAAGTACAGTGGAACAGGAAATGGTTGAAGTAGCTGGTGCATAG